In the Candidatus Bathyarchaeia archaeon genome, GGCGACGGCATATCATCAGGCATGTTATGGTATCAAAACATGCAAGACGGCTGCCTGTACATGTTTGGCATGGGACAATCAGCTACACAAGTTTCAGCATCACCCAAGGTCGCAGCCAAAGGCTCTAGCATACTAATAGAAGGCACCGTAACTGACCAGTCCGCAGGACAACCCGGAACACCCGCAATAGCTGACAAAAGCATGAGCGAATGGATGGCTTACCTTTACGAAAACGCTCCAATGCCAACCGACGCAGCAGGCGTAGAAGTACGTCTCACCGCAATCGATTCACGCAACAACACCATCAACATAGGCACTACCAGAAGCGACTCATCAGGAACCTTTGGCATGCTATGGACTCCTTCAGATGAAGGCTTATACACAGTCGTTGCTTCGTTTGAGGGTTCTGATTCATACTATAGCTCATACGCCGAAACACGAGTAGGCATAACTGCTTCCGCACAACCAGCAGTGGCACCAACGCCAACTCCAGCCATAAATCCGACGCCAACAGCAATACAGTCCGCTTCTCCATTGCCCACCCAAGTTCCACAACCAACCAGCAGCACTTCCACAACGACATACGTTGCCATAAGCGTAGCAGTAGTTGTCGTCGTAATTGCTCTAGCAGCAATTGCCCTTAGAAGAAAAAAATAAGCAATCAAATCCTTCCCCATTTTTCTTTTTGGAAAAGGCAGTTAACATGGGGCTGAGAAGGCTCTGGAAATGATTTCCAACTTTGCTCGTTGGTCGTCTCTCTCCAACGTTCCAGAGCCCCAGCAAACCCACAAACCAAACCCCAAAAAATTGTAAGTTATAGCACCTGAAGGAGCTTAGTTCTCCAAAGCAGTTTCTCAGCTCGTTCAAACACGTATGAAGAGAAGCTGCTCTTTGCTGAAACTTTTGCTGTGTCTGCAGTTTCACTCGCTATCCAGTCCCCAAGTATTGCGAGGCTATAAGCGACAGATGCAATTGAGGTATGTTTATCGTCGTTTTTGCCGTGAACGAATATGAACAACACAGACTGTGCGGCGGTTGAATCCACTCTGGCCATTGGCACGCATGTCGGATTAAATGAAAAAGAAAAGGAAAAGAAAAAATGGGTTGTTTATTTTTTCCTGACAATCAGGACGGCGACAACAATTATCAGCGCGATTAAGACTACTGAGACTGCGTAGAAGGCTTCTGCAGGGAGACTGTTTGCGGTGTTAGTTGTGGTTGTTGGTGAAGTTGAAGTCAAATCTACTGCGATGCCTGTTTCACCTGTTGATGCAAAGTACGATTCGGTTCCATCGAAGCATGCTGTGATTGTGTAGGTGCCTTTTTGGGCGGGGGTCCATGAGACTACGTAGTGACCTGATGTGTCGGTGGTTGTTGTTCCTATTGTTTCGGTGCTTCCGTCTGGGCCTGTGGCGTAAAGTGTCACTGGTACTCCGCGGGCGTTCTGAGGCATAGGTTGCTGTTCATAGAGGTAAGCCATCCAGTCACTCATGAATTCGTCAGCTATAGCGGCGGTGCCTGCTGCAGGTATGCCTAAACAGGTTTCTCCTGGCGACTGGTCAGTTACGGTACCTTGGATTGTAACTGCATTTCCTACGCCAGGTACTGCTGAAACGGTTGTGGCTGATTGCCCTTTACCGAAACAGTAGATTTGGTTGTCGTATCCGTTAAAGCCCACCAAGTAGCCTTCTGCAACTGCCATACCGGAAGTGAAGAAACCGTCTATGCTCCAGATTTTTTGTCCAGTTTGCGCGTTGATTGCGTAAAGTTCTGCTCCTCTGTAGAGTGGGTCACCGTATTGGATGCTCGATGCGGCGAAGACTTTGTTGTCAGCTACAACCATAGCGGACTGCATGAAGGGATATGTTGGGGTGCTTGTTTCGACGCCGCTGGATTGTGCTTCAAAGTTCCACAGGTTTGTGCCGTCTGTCAAACTAACACAGTGGATGCCGTCCATGCAAAGTTGGTAGATGTTGCCGTAGGCGTTGGTTTCATATTTCGGCGGGGTTGATGGTTGAGAGCCCCATGCGTTCGGGTAGGCTTTGGATGGCCCCCAGACTTGTTCGCCGGTGTATGCACTGAAACCGCACCACTCCATTGAGCCAAGGTGGAACTCACCGTACACTCCGTTGGATATTAAGCCCATTAAGGCGTATGAGGTGGACCCTGCGGGTAGGGTTCGGTTCTGGACCCACATTTGTTCGCCTGTCTTTGCGTTGTAGCCGATTTCCATCTGCCAGTTCTGCGGTACCTGCATATTCCCTGTGGTTGAAACTATCACTTCAGAACTAACGATAGAGAGTACTTGACCTGAATAGACTTGGGGAAGGGTTACAGTCCATTCGTATCCGTTTATTGCGTTCACTGTGCGTCCAACTGGAGGCCTCCACATCCAGTAGAAGGCTTCACCAGTTGACAGGTGATCCAAGTTGTTATTTGGGTACTCTAACGCTTTGCTTGAGTTCCAGAGCGTAAGGGTCTTTTGTGCAGTATTAAGTGAGTAGACTAGTATAGATCCGTCGTCGCCGTACATTATTGAACCTGAAGGCACGTTTGCTAAGCTGCAGATGTAGTTTCCAGTGAAGGCATCAAGCATTTGCCAGACGTTGGAGCCTTTTGGCGAAGAGAACGAATACACGGTGCCGTTGCCCATTGTGTACTGGTAGGTTGCAGGTTCCTGTGATACATAGTTCTCCCATAGGTACGGAATGGCACCCTGCTGGTTAGGCGAGTAGTAATTGTAGATTTGCCCAAATTTCAATATTGGATACTCCCAAGCTATGTCAGTTCCGCCGATGTGTGCTGAGGTTTGGCTGCCGATTTGGATTGGCCCCGTGCTGTTTTGCCACCAGAGTGTTTCGCCGGTGCGCAGGTCCACAGCGTAGAAGCCTTCTCGTGGGGCGGTGGCTTGACCTTCGTTGTAGTAGAGGACGCCGTTCATTATGATTGGCGGCGTGAATGCGCCTTCGTAGAGTTTGCCTGTGTAGTAGTTGGTCATGGTGTCGCCGCCGTATTCTCCGCCGATTTGACCGCCGAACATTAGCGGTTTGGTCCAAACAATGTGTGGGGTGTTGGGAGCTTTGGAGTAGGGGTTAAAGTTGCTTGTTGAGTTATATGTTCCGTAAAGCCAGTTACCAGCGATTTGGTACCAGTCGTGGTTTTGTGCGTTAATTGGTCGTTGCCAGTATCCGT is a window encoding:
- a CDS encoding PQQ-binding-like beta-propeller repeat protein, yielding MKPNKNKLISAVLLTLLLTLCTLTVLPAVNAHDPAWNIPTYAYITASPNPVGIGQTLAVSFWLNPLSPTANGIYGDNWVFNVEVTDPTGTTKNLGEFTSNPTAWAYTSFVPDMVGTYTFKMTFAGQKLVNANPPPIPSLYSTSPFIGDYYEPSSSTVSVVVQQQPVTSLPQTPLPDGYWQRPINAQNHDWYQIAGNWLYGTYNSTSNFNPYSKAPNTPHIVWTKPLMFGGQIGGEYGGDTMTNYYTGKLYEGAFTPPIIMNGVLYYNEGQATAPREGFYAVDLRTGETLWWQNSTGPIQIGSQTSAHIGGTDIAWEYPILKFGQIYNYYSPNQQGAIPYLWENYVSQEPATYQYTMGNGTVYSFSSPKGSNVWQMLDAFTGNYICSLANVPSGSIMYGDDGSILVYSLNTAQKTLTLWNSSKALEYPNNNLDHLSTGEAFYWMWRPPVGRTVNAINGYEWTVTLPQVYSGQVLSIVSSEVIVSTTGNMQVPQNWQMEIGYNAKTGEQMWVQNRTLPAGSTSYALMGLISNGVYGEFHLGSMEWCGFSAYTGEQVWGPSKAYPNAWGSQPSTPPKYETNAYGNIYQLCMDGIHCVSLTDGTNLWNFEAQSSGVETSTPTYPFMQSAMVVADNKVFAASSIQYGDPLYRGAELYAINAQTGQKIWSIDGFFTSGMAVAEGYLVGFNGYDNQIYCFGKGQSATTVSAVPGVGNAVTIQGTVTDQSPGETCLGIPAAGTAAIADEFMSDWMAYLYEQQPMPQNARGVPVTLYATGPDGSTETIGTTTTDTSGHYVVSWTPAQKGTYTITACFDGTESYFASTGETGIAVDLTSTSPTTTTNTANSLPAEAFYAVSVVLIALIIVVAVLIVRKK